Proteins from a genomic interval of Kribbella aluminosa:
- a CDS encoding carbohydrate ABC transporter permease has translation MTTTNAPPDAERSHGGQAAPPGKRRSLGDLKVAMIFLAPATLGFVVFYIWPTLRGAYLSFTEYSLLSAPKFNGLANYDRMIHDSFFWNALGVTVEYVVINIGLQTVLAVGIAMLMYRLTKSITVRAIILAPYLVANVVVALVWYWMLDVQVGVVNTFLSWFGVDPVAFFGDSHWAIPTVAGINVWRHMGYTALLVFAGLQTIPSYVYEAAEVDGSTEWKTFWRITLPLLRPVLVMVLVVTMIGSFQIFDTVAVTTQGGPINATRVIYYYIYERAFTRFDFGYASAMALVLFAILAVVSLVQLRLLRAKESDLA, from the coding sequence GTGACCACAACCAACGCACCACCAGACGCCGAACGAAGTCACGGGGGACAGGCCGCGCCGCCGGGGAAGAGGCGCAGCCTGGGAGACCTCAAGGTCGCGATGATCTTCCTCGCCCCGGCCACGCTCGGGTTCGTGGTGTTCTACATCTGGCCGACGCTGCGCGGCGCGTACCTGAGCTTCACCGAGTACAGCCTGCTCTCGGCGCCGAAGTTCAACGGGCTGGCCAACTACGACCGGATGATCCACGACAGCTTCTTCTGGAACGCGCTCGGCGTCACGGTCGAGTACGTCGTGATCAACATCGGCCTGCAGACCGTGCTGGCGGTCGGGATCGCGATGCTGATGTACCGGCTGACCAAGTCGATCACGGTCCGGGCGATCATCCTGGCGCCGTACCTGGTCGCTAACGTGGTCGTCGCGCTGGTCTGGTACTGGATGCTCGACGTGCAGGTCGGCGTCGTGAACACCTTCCTGAGCTGGTTCGGGGTCGACCCGGTGGCGTTCTTCGGCGACTCGCACTGGGCGATCCCGACCGTTGCCGGGATCAACGTCTGGCGGCACATGGGGTACACGGCGCTGCTGGTCTTCGCCGGACTCCAGACGATTCCGTCGTACGTCTACGAGGCCGCCGAGGTGGACGGATCGACCGAGTGGAAGACGTTCTGGCGGATCACGCTGCCGCTGCTGCGGCCCGTGCTGGTGATGGTCCTGGTGGTCACCATGATCGGGTCGTTCCAGATCTTCGACACCGTCGCGGTGACGACCCAGGGTGGTCCGATCAACGCGACGCGGGTCATCTACTACTACATCTACGAGCGCGCGTTCACCCGGTTCGACTTCGGGTACGCGTCGGCGATGGCACTGGTGCTGTTCGCGATCCTCGCCGTGGTGTCGCTGGTGCAGCTGCGGCTGCTGCGGGCCAAGGAGAGTGATCTCGCATGA
- a CDS encoding ABC transporter substrate-binding protein has protein sequence MLKAGLGALAVPAVAACNNGAAARGDGEIIYWLWDSAQLPMYTECAKLFHEQNPKYSVKIEQYGWNDYWSKLVTGFISDTAPDVFTGHSSKYPLFADKGQVLPIDDYVKRDNVDLGIYQKGLADRWIGADGHRYGLPKDFDTEVYFYNSALTEAAGISTEQLNSMTWNPQDGGTFEQIVRRLTVDSKGRRGDQPGFDKGTVKVYGLGYGDAGGGDGQTSWSWYAASNGWKYSEGEPWGTKFFYGDPKFTDTIAWWRGLITKGLMPTYAQAKSGVDVTTTFGAGKYAITPNGSWMLGTYGQLKQVKTKLARLPIGPIGKRMSMMNGLADTIWAGTTRREASWAWVKFLGSQAAQDIVAKAGVVFPAVAASMPAAKAAFAKSGWDVTPFLEPVEAGDVFPYPANPNAADVTAVMTPAMESVMSFVAEPSSLAKANNDVNKILSANA, from the coding sequence TTGCTGAAAGCAGGACTCGGCGCGCTCGCCGTACCGGCTGTTGCCGCCTGCAACAACGGGGCCGCGGCCCGGGGCGACGGCGAGATCATCTACTGGCTGTGGGACTCCGCGCAGCTGCCGATGTACACCGAGTGCGCGAAGCTCTTCCACGAACAGAACCCGAAGTACTCGGTGAAGATCGAGCAGTACGGCTGGAACGACTACTGGTCGAAGCTCGTCACCGGATTCATCTCCGACACCGCGCCGGACGTCTTCACCGGGCACTCCTCGAAGTACCCGCTGTTCGCGGACAAGGGCCAGGTGCTGCCGATCGACGACTACGTCAAGCGGGACAACGTCGACCTCGGCATCTACCAGAAGGGTCTCGCGGACCGCTGGATCGGTGCCGACGGCCACCGGTACGGCTTACCGAAGGACTTCGACACCGAGGTCTACTTCTACAACAGCGCGCTGACCGAGGCCGCCGGGATCAGCACGGAGCAGCTGAACTCGATGACGTGGAACCCGCAGGACGGCGGGACGTTCGAGCAGATCGTCCGCCGGCTGACGGTGGACTCGAAGGGGCGCCGCGGCGACCAGCCCGGGTTCGACAAGGGCACTGTGAAGGTCTACGGACTCGGGTACGGCGACGCCGGCGGCGGAGACGGGCAGACCAGTTGGAGCTGGTACGCCGCGAGCAACGGCTGGAAGTACTCCGAGGGCGAACCGTGGGGGACGAAGTTCTTCTACGGCGACCCGAAGTTCACCGACACGATCGCGTGGTGGCGGGGCCTCATCACCAAGGGCCTGATGCCGACGTACGCACAGGCGAAGTCCGGGGTGGACGTGACCACCACCTTCGGTGCGGGCAAGTACGCGATCACCCCGAACGGCTCCTGGATGCTCGGGACGTACGGCCAGCTGAAACAGGTGAAGACCAAGCTGGCGCGGCTGCCGATCGGCCCGATCGGCAAGCGGATGTCGATGATGAACGGCCTCGCGGACACCATCTGGGCCGGGACCACGCGGCGGGAGGCTTCGTGGGCGTGGGTCAAGTTCCTCGGGTCGCAGGCGGCTCAGGACATCGTCGCCAAGGCGGGGGTGGTGTTCCCGGCGGTGGCGGCGAGCATGCCGGCAGCCAAGGCGGCGTTCGCGAAGAGCGGCTGGGACGTGACACCGTTTTTGGAGCCGGTCGAGGCGGGCGACGTGTTCCCGTACCCGGCCAACCCGAACGCAGCGGACGTGACCGCGGTGATGACCCCGGCGATGGAGTCCGTGATGTCGTTCGTGGCCGAGCCGTCGTCGCTGGCGAAGGCGAACAACGACGTCAACAAGATCCTCTCCGCGAACGCTTGA
- a CDS encoding M4 family metallopeptidase, whose translation MVLFQRSRKPAVVLGVTSLAAAALAGLGTSAAGAAPSAAPPPRPSAAQSKAFAAGSASSLVAGRPSALHASKDDKFTAKPVISDRSGLQYVPYERSYKGLPVVGGDFVVVTDSKGAVKSTSVAQTTAVPDLATSTKVTAAAAQKAANKQLKVVKSSTTPTLAVYALNGTPKLAWQSRVSGSNGKEPSSLSVYVDAQTGKVLGTKEHVMFGNGTSAWNGPNPVHLDTTLSGSTYSMTDPSITNLSCQDAANNTTFTGPDDNWGNGTATVKETGCVDALFAAQTEKKMLTDWLGRNGMDGSGGAWPIRVGLADENAYYDGSQVQIGHNSQNQWIGSIDVVAHEMGHGIDDHTPGGISGNGTQEFVADTFGATTEWYANEPAPYDTPDFLVGEQINLVGNGPIRNMYNPSALGDPNCYSSAIPTTEVHAAAGPGNHWFYLLSQGSNANPASPTCNSSTVTGLGIQKAIKIMYNAMLMKTSSASYLKYRTWTLTAAKNLYPGSCTEFNTVKAAWDAVSVPAQSGDPTCSATGGVTVSSPGNQTGTVNTALTPFTLTASGGTSPYTWSATGLPAGVTIGSSTGTVSGTPTASGTFNVTATATASAGGSGSAQFTITVSGGTGSCSGQKLGNPGFETGTAAPWTSSTGVVDNTTSQPAHSGSWKAWMNGYGQTHTDTLSQSVTIPAGCSATFSFYLHVDTAETTTSTQYDKLTVKAGSTTLATYSNLNAASGYSLKSFNLSSFAGQTVSISFSGTEDSSLQTSFVVDDTGVNLS comes from the coding sequence ATGGTCTTGTTCCAGCGTTCCCGCAAGCCTGCCGTCGTGCTCGGGGTCACCAGCCTCGCCGCGGCAGCACTCGCCGGACTCGGTACGTCGGCCGCAGGCGCCGCGCCGAGTGCGGCCCCGCCGCCCCGTCCGTCAGCTGCGCAGTCGAAGGCGTTCGCCGCCGGCTCCGCGTCCTCGCTGGTGGCCGGCCGGCCGAGCGCCCTGCACGCTTCGAAGGACGACAAGTTCACCGCGAAGCCGGTGATCTCGGACCGGTCCGGTCTGCAGTACGTCCCGTACGAGCGCTCGTACAAGGGTCTCCCCGTCGTCGGTGGCGACTTCGTCGTCGTGACCGACAGCAAGGGAGCCGTGAAGTCCACCTCGGTCGCCCAGACCACCGCCGTACCGGATCTGGCGACGTCCACGAAGGTCACGGCCGCCGCCGCGCAGAAGGCCGCGAACAAGCAGCTGAAGGTGGTCAAGTCCTCGACCACGCCGACGCTCGCGGTCTACGCCCTGAACGGCACCCCGAAGCTCGCCTGGCAGTCGCGGGTGAGCGGCAGCAACGGCAAGGAGCCGTCGAGCCTGTCGGTGTACGTCGACGCGCAGACCGGCAAGGTGCTCGGTACCAAGGAACACGTGATGTTCGGCAACGGTACGTCGGCCTGGAACGGCCCGAACCCGGTGCACCTGGACACCACGCTGTCCGGCAGCACGTACTCGATGACGGACCCGTCGATCACCAACCTGTCCTGCCAGGACGCGGCGAACAACACCACGTTCACCGGTCCGGACGACAACTGGGGCAACGGGACCGCCACGGTCAAGGAGACCGGCTGCGTCGACGCGCTGTTCGCCGCGCAGACCGAGAAGAAGATGCTGACCGACTGGCTCGGTCGCAACGGCATGGACGGCAGCGGCGGCGCCTGGCCGATCCGCGTCGGCCTGGCCGACGAGAACGCGTACTACGACGGTTCGCAGGTGCAGATCGGCCACAACAGCCAGAACCAGTGGATCGGCTCGATCGACGTCGTGGCGCACGAGATGGGTCACGGTATCGACGACCACACGCCGGGCGGGATCTCCGGCAACGGCACCCAGGAGTTCGTCGCGGACACCTTCGGTGCGACCACCGAGTGGTACGCGAACGAGCCGGCGCCGTACGACACGCCGGACTTCCTGGTCGGTGAGCAGATCAACCTGGTCGGCAACGGCCCGATCCGGAACATGTACAACCCGTCGGCGCTCGGCGACCCGAACTGCTACTCGAGCGCGATCCCGACGACCGAGGTGCACGCAGCGGCCGGTCCGGGCAACCACTGGTTCTACCTGCTGTCCCAGGGCAGCAACGCGAACCCGGCCAGCCCGACCTGCAACAGCTCGACGGTGACCGGTCTGGGCATCCAGAAGGCCATCAAGATCATGTACAACGCGATGCTGATGAAGACCAGCAGCGCCTCGTACCTGAAGTACCGGACCTGGACCCTGACCGCGGCGAAGAACCTGTACCCGGGCAGCTGCACCGAGTTCAACACCGTCAAGGCGGCGTGGGACGCGGTGAGCGTACCGGCGCAGTCCGGTGACCCGACCTGCAGCGCCACCGGTGGCGTCACGGTCAGCAGCCCGGGCAACCAGACCGGCACGGTCAACACGGCGCTGACGCCGTTCACGCTGACCGCGTCCGGCGGCACCTCGCCGTACACCTGGTCCGCGACCGGCCTGCCGGCCGGTGTCACGATCGGTTCGTCGACCGGCACCGTGTCCGGTACGCCGACCGCGAGCGGCACGTTCAACGTCACCGCGACGGCGACCGCGAGCGCGGGCGGTTCGGGCTCGGCGCAGTTCACCATCACCGTCAGCGGCGGTACCGGCAGCTGCTCCGGCCAGAAGCTCGGCAACCCCGGCTTCGAGACCGGTACGGCGGCCCCGTGGACGTCGTCGACCGGCGTGGTCGACAACACCACCTCCCAGCCCGCGCACAGCGGTTCCTGGAAGGCGTGGATGAACGGCTACGGCCAGACGCACACCGACACGCTCAGCCAGTCGGTGACGATCCCGGCCGGGTGCTCGGCGACGTTCTCCTTCTACCTGCACGTCGACACCGCGGAGACGACCACGTCGACGCAGTACGACAAGCTCACGGTGAAGGCGGGCTCGACGACGCTGGCGACGTACTCGAACCTGAACGCGGCGAGCGGTTACTCGCTCAAGTCGTTCAACCTCTCGTCGTTCGCCGGCCAGACGGTGTCGATCAGCTTCAGCGGCACCGAAGACAGCTCCCTGCAGACCTCGTTCGTCGTCGACGACACGGGCGTCAACCTGAGCTGA
- a CDS encoding DUF1707 SHOCT-like domain-containing protein, whose translation MNEEQPGGPIRIGDREREDAVTRLGEHYQAGRLSAEEHSERVEQALKAKTESDLTALFADLPGPHHAAASGPGGAGPDSGEGWAGPWGWRKPPWTAPENAAASSGPGNARKGAGFGGPFGGPRPEWARRGFIGRIPLPLLILLGVLGVLASIGCVVGGGHPPILPIALIVAAVFVIRKRRMERRA comes from the coding sequence ATGAACGAGGAGCAGCCGGGCGGACCCATCCGCATCGGCGACCGTGAGCGCGAGGACGCGGTCACGCGTCTGGGCGAGCACTACCAGGCCGGCCGGCTGAGCGCGGAGGAACACTCCGAGCGCGTCGAGCAGGCGCTGAAGGCGAAGACCGAGAGCGACCTGACCGCTCTGTTCGCGGACCTTCCGGGTCCGCACCACGCCGCGGCGAGTGGCCCAGGTGGAGCGGGCCCTGACAGCGGCGAGGGCTGGGCCGGTCCGTGGGGCTGGCGTAAGCCGCCGTGGACTGCACCGGAGAACGCGGCGGCGTCCAGCGGCCCGGGGAACGCGCGGAAGGGTGCCGGGTTCGGCGGGCCGTTCGGTGGGCCGCGGCCGGAGTGGGCCCGGCGTGGGTTCATCGGGCGGATACCGCTTCCGCTGCTGATTCTGCTCGGCGTACTGGGTGTCCTGGCCTCCATCGGCTGCGTAGTGGGCGGCGGGCACCCGCCGATCCTGCCGATCGCGCTGATCGTCGCCGCGGTGTTCGTGATCCGCAAGCGCCGGATGGAGCGCCGGGCATGA
- a CDS encoding sulfite oxidase, giving the protein MTIGDFSVRGRLADTGEGITPDELQLAARNHAMPLEGLRYDVTPPGLHYVLVHYDIPATDAGDWRLSLDGCVEEPLSFGLTELRAMGRRTIRVTLECAGNGRATLQPRPISQPWLSEAVGTAEWTGVPLADLLRSAGLRTDAVDVVFTGADHGVERGVEQDYQRALTVSEALDSGAIVAWEMNGTPVPPQHGYPLRLVVPGWYGMASVKWLRSIEVIDHAFDGFQHAVAYRFRTGPDDPGRAVTRIEPRALLVPPGFPDFMSRHRFVAAGPVPLFGRAWSGWAPIDRVEVSTDAGVNWHPARLDAPGNDDFAWRAFAYDWEATPGEHVLTVRASDTSGREQPVEAEWNRGGFANNTAQRITVLVT; this is encoded by the coding sequence ATGACTATCGGCGATTTCAGTGTCCGCGGGAGGCTGGCGGACACGGGTGAGGGGATCACGCCCGACGAGCTCCAGCTCGCGGCGCGGAACCACGCTATGCCGCTGGAGGGACTGCGGTACGACGTGACGCCGCCGGGGCTGCACTACGTACTCGTGCACTACGACATCCCGGCGACGGACGCGGGCGACTGGCGGCTCAGCCTGGACGGGTGCGTCGAGGAGCCGTTGTCTTTCGGGCTGACCGAGCTGCGGGCGATGGGGCGGCGGACGATCCGGGTCACGCTCGAGTGCGCCGGGAACGGGCGGGCGACCCTGCAGCCGCGGCCGATCAGTCAGCCGTGGCTGTCGGAGGCGGTCGGTACGGCGGAGTGGACGGGCGTGCCGCTGGCGGATCTGCTGCGGTCGGCCGGGCTGCGGACGGACGCGGTGGATGTGGTGTTCACCGGCGCGGATCATGGGGTCGAGCGCGGGGTCGAGCAGGACTACCAGCGGGCGTTGACGGTTTCGGAGGCGCTCGACTCGGGCGCGATCGTCGCGTGGGAGATGAACGGTACGCCGGTGCCGCCGCAGCACGGGTATCCGCTGCGGCTCGTCGTACCGGGGTGGTACGGGATGGCGAGTGTGAAGTGGCTGCGGTCGATCGAGGTGATCGACCACGCGTTCGACGGGTTCCAGCACGCGGTCGCGTACCGGTTCCGGACCGGGCCGGACGACCCGGGGCGCGCGGTGACGCGGATCGAGCCGCGGGCGCTGCTGGTGCCGCCGGGGTTCCCGGACTTCATGAGCCGGCACCGGTTCGTTGCCGCGGGCCCCGTTCCGCTGTTCGGCCGGGCGTGGTCGGGCTGGGCGCCGATCGACCGGGTCGAGGTCAGCACCGACGCGGGGGTGAACTGGCACCCGGCACGATTGGATGCCCCCGGCAACGACGACTTCGCCTGGCGGGCCTTCGCATACGACTGGGAGGCGACGCCGGGCGAGCACGTGCTGACGGTCCGCGCGTCCGACACCAGCGGCCGCGAACAACCCGTCGAGGCCGAGTGGAACCGCGGCGGCTTCGCGAACAACACCGCCCAGCGCATCACCGTCCTGGTCACGTAG
- a CDS encoding alpha-galactosidase, which produces MANIEILQLRAAGVSLVLDCSGPALPSVLHWGADLGDLTGNALLELRRGAGTAQNGSGLNEDLPVAIVPEYSAGWFGLPGLNGHRDGQDFSASFRLTNVAQTGNTVQVEAADAGLELKLTIELTDSGLVKTKADLTNAGTTPYTVDGLFIALPVPTEATELLDMTGRHIGERHPQRHAFTQGTHIRDNRRGRTGADATLLLLAGTESFGFRTGEIWGVHTAWSGNHRSYAERGMTGYGVIGGGELLLPGEGRLQPGGTYSTPWIYGSYGAGLDQLADRFHEYLRARPNHPRSERPVVLNTWEAVYFDLDLAKLKSLADAAAEVGAERFVLDDGWFRGRRDDHAGLGDWYVDEGIWPNGLHPLVDHVKGLGLQFGLWVEPEMVNPDSDLARKHPDWILATGDRMPPTARNQQGLNLGIPEAYDYILERLDSILGEYDIAYLKWDHNRDFVDGGNQHTGTAGIHEQTAAVYRLIDELKRRHPGLEIESCSSGGARVDLGILERTDRVWGSDSNDALERQTIQRYTQLLLPPELIGCHVGPPRAHTTGRTQTLSFRAITALFGHFGIEWDIASASAEERAELAGWVALHKELRPLLHTGRVVRADRGPEDVLVHGVVAQDGSRGVFSVVQVAQSVTSAVGRVRLPGLDPQTTYRASLVTTPGLESRSAGWSADGGSVELNGAALASVGVLMPAQWPESAILLDVTALG; this is translated from the coding sequence GTGGCGAACATCGAGATTCTGCAGCTCCGGGCCGCGGGCGTCAGCCTGGTGCTGGACTGCTCCGGTCCGGCGTTGCCGTCCGTCCTGCACTGGGGTGCGGACCTGGGCGACCTGACCGGGAACGCTCTGCTGGAACTGCGGCGCGGCGCCGGGACGGCACAGAACGGCAGCGGCCTGAACGAGGACCTCCCGGTCGCGATCGTGCCGGAGTACTCGGCCGGCTGGTTCGGCCTGCCCGGTCTGAACGGGCACCGCGACGGCCAGGACTTCTCTGCGAGCTTCCGCCTCACCAACGTCGCGCAGACCGGCAACACGGTGCAGGTCGAGGCCGCCGATGCCGGACTCGAGCTGAAGCTCACGATCGAGCTCACCGACTCGGGTCTGGTGAAGACCAAGGCCGACCTGACCAACGCCGGTACGACGCCGTACACCGTCGACGGGCTGTTCATCGCGCTGCCGGTGCCGACCGAGGCGACCGAGCTGCTCGACATGACCGGCCGGCACATCGGTGAGCGGCACCCGCAGCGGCACGCGTTCACGCAGGGCACGCACATCCGCGACAACCGCCGCGGCCGGACCGGCGCCGACGCCACGCTGTTGCTGCTGGCCGGCACCGAGAGCTTCGGCTTCCGCACCGGCGAGATCTGGGGCGTGCACACCGCCTGGAGCGGCAACCACCGTTCGTACGCCGAGCGCGGCATGACCGGGTACGGCGTGATCGGCGGCGGCGAACTGCTGCTCCCGGGCGAGGGCCGCCTGCAACCCGGTGGTACCTACAGCACCCCGTGGATCTACGGCTCGTACGGCGCGGGCCTCGACCAGCTCGCGGATCGCTTCCACGAGTACCTGCGGGCGCGGCCGAACCACCCTCGGAGCGAGCGTCCCGTCGTACTGAACACCTGGGAGGCTGTGTACTTCGACCTCGACCTGGCGAAGCTGAAGTCGCTCGCGGACGCGGCCGCCGAGGTCGGCGCCGAGCGCTTCGTCCTGGACGACGGCTGGTTCCGGGGCCGTCGCGACGACCACGCCGGGCTCGGCGACTGGTACGTCGACGAGGGCATCTGGCCGAACGGCCTGCACCCGCTGGTCGATCACGTGAAGGGTCTCGGCCTGCAGTTCGGGCTGTGGGTGGAGCCGGAGATGGTGAACCCGGACTCGGACCTGGCCCGCAAGCACCCGGACTGGATCCTCGCCACCGGCGACCGGATGCCGCCGACGGCGCGCAACCAGCAGGGCCTGAACCTGGGCATCCCGGAGGCGTACGACTACATCCTCGAGCGCCTGGACAGCATCCTCGGCGAGTACGACATCGCGTACCTGAAGTGGGACCACAACCGCGACTTCGTCGACGGCGGCAACCAGCACACCGGTACGGCGGGGATCCACGAGCAGACAGCGGCCGTGTACCGGCTGATCGACGAGCTGAAGCGCCGGCACCCGGGCCTGGAGATCGAGTCCTGCTCGTCCGGCGGCGCCCGCGTCGACCTCGGCATCCTGGAGCGCACCGATCGGGTCTGGGGCAGTGACAGCAACGACGCACTCGAGCGCCAGACCATCCAGCGGTACACGCAACTGCTGCTGCCGCCGGAGCTGATCGGCTGCCACGTCGGCCCGCCGCGGGCGCACACCACGGGCCGGACGCAGACGCTGTCGTTCCGCGCGATCACCGCGCTGTTCGGGCACTTCGGGATCGAGTGGGACATCGCGTCGGCGAGTGCCGAGGAACGCGCAGAGCTGGCCGGTTGGGTCGCGCTGCACAAGGAGCTGCGGCCGCTGCTGCACACCGGTCGCGTGGTCCGCGCGGACCGTGGTCCCGAGGACGTGCTGGTGCACGGCGTCGTCGCGCAGGACGGCTCCCGCGGTGTGTTCAGCGTCGTACAGGTGGCTCAGTCGGTGACGTCGGCGGTCGGTCGCGTGCGGCTGCCTGGGCTCGACCCGCAGACGACGTACCGCGCCAGCTTGGTCACGACACCCGGTCTCGAGTCGCGGTCCGCGGGCTGGTCGGCCGACGGTGGAAGCGTGGAACTGAACGGCGCCGCCCTCGCCTCGGTCGGAGTGCTCATGCCTGCGCAGTGGCCCGAGAGCGCGATCTTGCTCGACGTAACAGCGCTCGGGTAG
- a CDS encoding multicopper oxidase family protein — MPEVRKRKWGRLVALGVVLAVLVPLGYLWATSLVPGSYNPAEMGYADYGGGPSSMGHMDHMDHMGGMSVADLTGPKTGTPDVNVTLVARKQKFQLASGETVDGYTVNGTSPGPLIRAKVGDLVQVTFVNESVKDGATLHWHGIDVPNAEDGVAGVTQDAVPVGGKHVYRFKAEQAGTYWYHSHQVSSDEVKGGLFGPIVIAPATPGEVIATIHTYDGKRTINGRTGAARVDLPAGTAARVRVINTDNAILRVGLLGTPYKVVAVDGHDVHGPTPVTAAYPLPAGGRVDLEAVVPARGMRLVAGASSLSLGIAPAGTDPPTGDLPGDTVDLLTYGTPAPLGFDPSKANRNFDYRIGRTAGFLDGKPGLWWTINGHMFPDVPMFMVAEGDVVRMKISNTSGQAHPMHLHGHHAVVLSRNGVPATGTPWWTDTLEVGNKETYEIAFVANNPGLWMDHCHNLPHASQGLMTHLMYEGVTTPYRVGGKAGNTPE; from the coding sequence GTGCCTGAGGTCAGGAAACGGAAATGGGGCCGACTGGTCGCACTCGGGGTGGTCCTGGCGGTACTCGTACCGCTCGGCTACCTCTGGGCGACCAGCCTGGTCCCGGGCTCGTACAACCCGGCGGAGATGGGGTACGCCGACTACGGCGGCGGCCCCAGCTCGATGGGGCACATGGACCACATGGACCACATGGGCGGGATGAGCGTCGCCGACCTGACCGGGCCGAAGACGGGTACGCCGGACGTGAACGTGACGCTGGTCGCGCGCAAGCAGAAGTTCCAGCTCGCGTCCGGCGAGACCGTCGACGGATACACGGTGAACGGGACGTCGCCAGGCCCGCTGATCCGCGCGAAGGTCGGGGACCTGGTGCAGGTCACGTTCGTGAACGAGTCCGTGAAGGACGGCGCCACGCTGCACTGGCACGGGATCGACGTACCGAACGCGGAGGACGGGGTCGCCGGGGTCACACAGGACGCGGTGCCGGTGGGCGGGAAACACGTGTACCGCTTCAAGGCGGAGCAGGCGGGGACGTACTGGTACCACTCGCACCAGGTGTCCAGCGACGAGGTGAAGGGCGGGCTGTTCGGCCCGATCGTGATCGCGCCGGCCACCCCTGGTGAGGTGATCGCGACGATCCACACGTACGACGGGAAGCGCACGATCAACGGGCGGACCGGGGCGGCGCGGGTGGATCTTCCGGCGGGTACGGCCGCGCGGGTGCGGGTGATCAACACCGACAACGCGATCCTCCGTGTCGGGCTGCTCGGGACGCCGTACAAGGTGGTCGCCGTCGACGGTCACGACGTACACGGTCCTACGCCGGTGACGGCTGCCTATCCGCTACCTGCCGGCGGCCGCGTCGACCTCGAGGCGGTCGTACCAGCACGAGGGATGCGGTTGGTGGCCGGTGCGTCGTCGTTGTCGCTCGGCATCGCCCCCGCAGGCACCGACCCGCCGACCGGCGACCTGCCCGGCGACACGGTGGACCTGCTGACGTACGGAACGCCGGCGCCGCTGGGCTTCGACCCGTCCAAGGCGAACCGGAACTTCGACTACCGCATCGGCCGGACGGCCGGCTTCCTGGACGGCAAGCCCGGCCTGTGGTGGACGATCAACGGCCACATGTTCCCCGACGTACCGATGTTCATGGTGGCCGAGGGGGACGTCGTCCGCATGAAGATCTCCAACACCAGCGGCCAGGCCCACCCCATGCACCTGCACGGTCACCACGCGGTAGTCCTGTCCCGCAACGGCGTACCCGCCACCGGCACTCCCTGGTGGACCGACACGCTGGAGGTAGGCAACAAGGAAACCTACGAAATAGCCTTCGTAGCCAACAACCCGGGCCTCTGGATGGACCACTGCCACAACCTCCCCCACGCCTCCCAAGGCCTCATGACCCACCTCATGTACGAAGGCGTAACCACCCCGTACCGGGTAGGCGGCAAGGCCGGCAACACGCCGGAGTAG
- a CDS encoding carbohydrate ABC transporter permease, with protein MRRQVSVGRTVAWVLLFILLIVTLFPFYWMLRTAFSDNTQLPGHPHSLLPVETTLGAFRRVLGLASIKEAQAQGGSGAAVNFWLYLRNSLVVATVTTVCQVFFSAMAAYAFARLRWPGRDKVFALFLAALMVPPIFTTLPNFVLIKNLGLLNSFAGIILPGAFMTPFAIFFLRQFFLGINRELEEAAMIDGAGHRRIFFGLIIPMSGAPIATLAILTYINSWNDYFWPLLVGQQENVRVLTVALGVFRSQTPQGGPDWAGLMAATLVAALPMIILFLAFAKRITNSIGFSGIK; from the coding sequence ATGAGGCGGCAGGTCAGTGTTGGCCGCACGGTCGCCTGGGTGCTGTTGTTCATCCTGCTGATCGTGACACTCTTCCCCTTCTACTGGATGTTGCGTACGGCGTTCTCCGACAACACGCAGCTGCCGGGGCACCCGCACTCGCTGCTGCCGGTGGAGACCACGCTCGGCGCGTTCCGGCGGGTGCTCGGGCTGGCGTCGATCAAGGAGGCGCAGGCACAGGGCGGTTCCGGTGCGGCCGTGAACTTCTGGCTGTACCTGCGTAACTCGTTGGTAGTGGCAACGGTCACGACCGTGTGCCAGGTGTTCTTCAGCGCGATGGCGGCCTACGCGTTCGCCCGGCTGCGCTGGCCGGGGCGGGACAAGGTGTTCGCGTTGTTCCTGGCCGCGCTGATGGTGCCGCCGATCTTCACCACGCTGCCGAACTTCGTGCTGATCAAGAACCTCGGGCTGCTGAACAGCTTCGCCGGCATCATCCTGCCGGGCGCGTTCATGACGCCGTTCGCGATCTTCTTCCTCCGGCAGTTCTTCCTCGGTATCAACCGGGAACTGGAGGAGGCGGCGATGATCGACGGCGCCGGGCACCGGCGGATCTTCTTCGGGCTGATCATCCCGATGAGCGGTGCGCCGATCGCGACGCTGGCGATCCTGACCTACATCAACTCCTGGAACGACTATTTCTGGCCGCTGCTCGTCGGGCAGCAGGAGAACGTCCGGGTGCTGACGGTCGCGCTGGGCGTGTTCCGGTCGCAGACGCCGCAGGGCGGTCCGGACTGGGCCGGGCTGATGGCGGCGACGCTGGTCGCGGCGCTGCCGATGATCATCCTGTTCCTGGCGTTCGCCAAGCGGATCACGAACTCCATCGGCTTCTCGGGGATCAAATGA